In Oleiharenicola lentus, the following are encoded in one genomic region:
- a CDS encoding NAD(P)/FAD-dependent oxidoreductase — translation MPRTAIIGSGIAGLGCAHFLHRRDEITLFEQHDRIGGHTHTVTVPELGTGRPLPIDTGFMVFNYETYPQLTRLFAELKVPVKKTDMSFSVRHEDTGLEFCGSSLNHLFCQRRNLLRPSFYRMLLQIDRFNREAVAALEDSAIDSQTLADYVRARGYGADFLDLYLVPMSSAVWSTPPDMMLQFPARTLLRFFHNHGFLGLHTQHQWWTVDGGSQEYVKRMTPPWRNRIRTGSKVVRVRRPGRGTSLPTRGVEITTANGATEHFDRVILAAHGHESLALLADPTPDEVRLLREFPYQPNIATLHTDADIMPRTKLAWSAWNYSLARSAAGTIEPMTIYWMNRLQGVSDRENYFVSINGAERINPKKVLRTIAYEHPLFTLGAVRAQTQIPALNAAAQGTTETYFCGAWTRYGFHEDGFLSAVNVAQLLLGRDPWVA, via the coding sequence ATGCCCCGCACCGCCATCATTGGCAGCGGGATCGCGGGACTCGGCTGCGCGCACTTTCTCCACCGCCGCGACGAGATCACGCTCTTCGAGCAGCACGACCGCATCGGTGGTCACACGCACACTGTCACCGTGCCGGAGCTCGGCACCGGACGCCCGCTCCCCATCGACACCGGGTTCATGGTCTTCAACTACGAGACCTACCCGCAGCTCACCCGCCTCTTCGCCGAGCTGAAGGTGCCGGTCAAGAAGACCGACATGTCCTTCAGCGTGCGCCACGAGGACACCGGCCTCGAGTTCTGTGGTTCCTCGCTCAACCACCTCTTCTGCCAGCGCCGCAACCTCCTGCGTCCGTCGTTCTACCGGATGCTCCTGCAGATCGACCGCTTCAACCGCGAGGCCGTCGCCGCCCTGGAGGACAGTGCCATCGACTCGCAAACGCTGGCCGATTACGTGCGCGCCCGCGGCTACGGCGCGGACTTCCTCGACCTCTACCTCGTGCCCATGAGCAGCGCCGTGTGGTCCACGCCACCCGACATGATGCTGCAGTTCCCCGCGCGGACGCTCCTGCGCTTTTTTCACAACCACGGCTTCCTCGGACTGCACACCCAACACCAGTGGTGGACGGTGGACGGCGGCTCGCAGGAATACGTCAAACGGATGACCCCGCCCTGGCGCAACCGGATCCGCACCGGCAGCAAGGTCGTCCGCGTGCGCCGCCCGGGCCGGGGCACGAGTCTCCCGACCCGTGGCGTGGAGATCACCACCGCCAACGGCGCCACCGAGCACTTCGATCGCGTCATCCTCGCCGCCCACGGACACGAATCCCTCGCCCTGCTCGCCGATCCCACGCCCGACGAAGTGCGCCTGCTCCGCGAATTCCCCTACCAGCCCAACATCGCCACGCTGCACACCGACGCCGACATCATGCCGCGCACGAAGCTCGCTTGGTCCGCGTGGAACTACTCCCTCGCCCGCAGCGCCGCCGGCACCATCGAGCCGATGACCATTTATTGGATGAACCGCCTGCAGGGCGTTTCCGACCGCGAAAACTACTTCGTGTCCATCAACGGCGCCGAACGCATCAACCCGAAGAAGGTGCTGCGCACGATCGCCTACGAGCACCCGCTGTTTACGCTCGGTGCCGTCCGCGCCCAAACCCAGATCCCCGCCCTCAACGCCGCCGCCCAGGGCACCACCGAGACCTACTTCTGCGGCGCCTGGACCCGCTATGGTTTCCACGAGGACGGTTTCCTGTCCGCCGTCAACGTCGCCCAGCTCCTGCTCGGCCGCGACCCCTGGGTGGCCTGA
- a CDS encoding D-alanyl-D-alanine carboxypeptidase family protein has protein sequence MILLRRCAVVILLFGGLTPGLFAAKIRQATPVEGVYAGYIVTDAATGAVLLEDNADVTNPPASMTKLMTFAVLYDKLAEGAITLQTPVKIDASDARMGGTQVYLDARETFPVEELIHAMMIQSANDASHALARAAAGSVPAFVELMNAKARALGMTHTTFRTPHGLPPASRREADGDLTTPRDFARLCRYLVLSTDVLKYASIKERMFGTGVRATPMRMDNHNKLLDRIAGVDGLKTGYTQSAGYCLSATAERNGRRVIMVIMGSFGPGRTVDKGRARDFKAIELIEQGFAAQPSAPVVVSTAQPAPAKSSSAAAPTEVPTVKTDRSPAPPEQQSSTPTEPMFKFRVIPPEKKP, from the coding sequence ATGATTTTGCTCCGACGCTGCGCCGTCGTCATCCTTCTCTTCGGTGGGCTCACGCCCGGCCTCTTCGCGGCCAAGATCCGGCAGGCCACGCCGGTCGAGGGCGTCTATGCGGGCTACATCGTGACCGATGCCGCCACCGGCGCGGTGCTGCTGGAGGACAACGCCGATGTCACCAATCCGCCGGCCAGCATGACCAAGCTCATGACCTTCGCCGTGCTATACGACAAGCTGGCCGAAGGCGCAATCACGCTGCAAACCCCGGTGAAAATCGACGCCTCCGACGCCCGCATGGGCGGCACCCAGGTCTATCTCGACGCGCGGGAAACCTTTCCGGTCGAGGAACTGATCCACGCGATGATGATCCAGTCGGCCAATGACGCCTCGCATGCGCTGGCGCGGGCCGCCGCGGGCTCCGTGCCGGCCTTTGTCGAGCTCATGAACGCCAAGGCCCGTGCACTCGGCATGACGCACACGACCTTTCGCACGCCGCACGGGTTGCCTCCTGCCAGCCGGCGAGAGGCTGACGGCGACCTGACCACCCCGCGCGACTTTGCCCGGCTCTGCCGTTACCTCGTCCTGAGCACCGATGTGCTGAAATACGCCTCGATCAAGGAGCGCATGTTTGGCACCGGCGTGCGCGCCACGCCCATGCGCATGGACAACCACAACAAGCTGCTCGACCGGATCGCCGGCGTGGATGGCCTCAAGACCGGTTACACCCAGAGCGCCGGCTATTGCCTGAGCGCCACCGCCGAGCGCAACGGCCGGCGCGTCATCATGGTTATCATGGGCTCGTTCGGTCCCGGCCGCACGGTGGACAAAGGCCGGGCGCGCGACTTCAAGGCGATCGAGCTGATTGAGCAGGGGTTCGCCGCGCAGCCCTCCGCCCCGGTGGTGGTCAGCACGGCGCAACCCGCCCCGGCGAAATCCAGTTCCGCGGCCGCCCCGACGGAGGTCCCCACGGTGAAGACGGACCGCTCTCCCGCGCCGCCGGAACAACAATCCTCGACGCCAACGGAACCGATGTTCAAGTTCCGCGTCATTCCCCCCGAGAAAAAGCCGTGA
- a CDS encoding acyl-CoA desaturase has product MRRFFASLVQWVDSDYSVESPESIRAQPDGVNLVRCIPFIILHLGCLGVIWVGWSWFAVWTAVALYVLRMFAVTGIFHRYFSHKTYSTSRFGQFLLALWTGTTVQRGPLWWAYHHRHHHQHSDEEEDAHSPHVHGFLWSHIGWITSKRNFPTDYSKVKDLAKFPELVWLNRFDIVVPVLFATGLFVLGNLLQAYAPGLGTSGAQLLVWGFFISTTALFHGTASINSFTHLWGKRRFNTTDDSRNSFILAIITLGEGWHNNHHRYQSSTRNGFYWWEIDPTYYGLKLLSWTGFIWGLKPVPQSIYEEAARNAHEDTVRKFSVSSVQVEINTLKKVVPTAAAIAIATVNTPAVAAQLQKKDGPAIHKDVTEQTQHPGTNDAAK; this is encoded by the coding sequence ATGCGTCGTTTCTTCGCCTCCCTCGTCCAATGGGTCGATTCCGATTACTCAGTCGAATCGCCTGAATCCATCCGCGCCCAACCCGACGGCGTCAACCTGGTCCGCTGCATTCCGTTTATCATCCTCCACCTGGGCTGCCTGGGTGTGATCTGGGTGGGTTGGAGCTGGTTCGCCGTCTGGACCGCTGTTGCGCTCTACGTGCTCCGGATGTTCGCCGTCACCGGCATCTTCCACCGCTACTTCTCGCACAAGACCTACAGCACGTCCCGCTTCGGACAGTTCCTGCTCGCACTGTGGACCGGCACCACCGTCCAACGCGGTCCGCTCTGGTGGGCCTACCACCACCGCCACCACCACCAGCACTCCGACGAGGAGGAGGACGCCCACTCCCCGCATGTGCACGGCTTCCTGTGGTCGCACATCGGCTGGATCACCAGCAAGCGCAACTTCCCGACCGACTACTCCAAGGTCAAGGACCTCGCCAAGTTCCCCGAGCTCGTCTGGCTGAACCGCTTCGACATCGTCGTTCCCGTACTCTTCGCCACGGGTCTGTTCGTCCTCGGCAATCTCCTCCAAGCCTACGCTCCCGGCCTCGGCACCAGCGGCGCGCAGCTCCTCGTCTGGGGCTTCTTCATCAGCACCACCGCGCTTTTCCACGGCACCGCCTCGATCAATTCCTTCACCCACCTCTGGGGCAAGCGCCGGTTCAACACCACCGACGACTCCCGCAACAGTTTCATCCTCGCGATCATCACCCTCGGCGAAGGCTGGCACAACAACCACCACCGTTACCAGTCGTCCACGCGCAACGGTTTCTACTGGTGGGAAATTGATCCGACCTACTACGGCCTGAAGCTCCTCTCCTGGACCGGCTTCATCTGGGGCCTCAAGCCCGTGCCGCAGTCCATTTACGAGGAGGCCGCGCGCAACGCCCACGAGGACACCGTGCGCAAGTTCTCCGTCTCGTCCGTGCAGGTGGAGATCAACACCCTCAAGAAAGTCGTCCCCACCGCCGCCGCCATCGCGATCGCCACGGTCAACACGCCCGCCGTCGCCGCGCAGCTCCAGAAGAAGGACGGCCCCGCGATCCACAAGGACGTCACCGAGCAGACCCAACACCCCGGCACCAACGACGCCGCCAAGTAG
- a CDS encoding RNA recognition motif domain-containing protein gives MSNSKLYVGNLSFKTTDDELRSYFGQFGTVTDTYVAMDKMTGRPRGFAFVTMGTPEEAKLAIEKTNGVDLGGRALQVNEARPKEDRPAGGGFGGGGGRGGFGGERRGGYGGGGGGGGRGGFGGGRDRY, from the coding sequence ATGAGCAATTCCAAACTCTACGTTGGAAACCTATCCTTCAAGACCACCGATGACGAGCTCCGCTCCTACTTCGGCCAGTTCGGCACCGTGACCGACACCTACGTCGCCATGGACAAGATGACCGGCCGCCCCCGCGGCTTCGCGTTCGTCACCATGGGCACGCCCGAAGAGGCCAAGCTGGCCATCGAGAAGACCAATGGTGTCGATCTCGGCGGTCGCGCCCTCCAGGTCAATGAGGCCCGTCCGAAGGAAGACCGTCCGGCTGGCGGCGGCTTCGGCGGCGGCGGCGGTCGTGGCGGCTTCGGCGGCGAGCGCCGTGGCGGTTACGGCGGCGGCGGCGGTGGTGGCGGCCGCGGCGGTTTCGGTGGCGGTCGCGACCGTTACTAA
- a CDS encoding TetR/AcrR family transcriptional regulator, with protein sequence MPTSTRERILRAAESLFSQYGRTGVTLRQITGLAQVNVAAINYHFYDLDGLYRELVGRRLGQINRDQLDLLAVAQSRFGDDPVPLPEIFDALARPLFLPSPATGQLAPRLIGRLLSERQPSLDPLLRELFQPTMTRFGQALRRHQPALPPTDFVWRLNFVIGALHHTLVTLPDLSQHTSGLCRADDCAGALRNFNDFASKAFAA encoded by the coding sequence ATGCCCACCTCAACTCGCGAAAGAATTCTACGTGCTGCCGAATCGCTGTTTTCGCAATACGGTCGCACGGGAGTTACGCTGCGCCAAATCACTGGTCTCGCGCAGGTTAACGTCGCTGCGATCAACTACCACTTCTATGATCTGGACGGGCTCTACCGAGAGCTGGTCGGCCGTCGCTTGGGTCAGATCAACCGTGATCAACTCGACCTGCTTGCGGTGGCCCAGAGCCGGTTCGGTGATGATCCGGTTCCCCTGCCCGAAATCTTCGATGCGCTGGCCCGGCCGCTGTTCCTTCCTTCGCCCGCGACCGGCCAGCTCGCGCCGCGTTTGATCGGACGCCTGCTTTCCGAGCGACAGCCCAGTCTGGACCCACTGCTCCGGGAGTTATTCCAGCCGACGATGACGCGGTTTGGCCAGGCCTTGCGCCGCCACCAACCCGCCCTGCCGCCGACCGATTTCGTCTGGCGGCTCAACTTTGTGATCGGTGCCCTGCACCACACCTTGGTGACCCTGCCCGACCTGTCCCAGCACACCAGCGGACTTTGCCGGGCGGACGACTGTGCGGGCGCCCTGAGAAACTTTAACGATTTTGCCTCCAAAGCCTTCGCCGCCTGA
- a CDS encoding acyl-CoA thioesterase, translating into MEDAALTSQPAQPIEPGLVYSKFESELQVRPDDIDMYQHVHSSRYMDYVLAARFDQMERCYGMPMAEFQKLGYGWVIASTQMNFRRPLLLGDRMTVRCWIEKFTSIGLRLQFEIERRPEGKRSCDGWFDYVMISVETGRPARIPEQIRLKYSI; encoded by the coding sequence GTGGAAGATGCCGCTTTGACCTCGCAGCCCGCCCAACCGATCGAACCGGGCCTTGTGTATTCGAAGTTTGAGAGCGAGCTTCAAGTGCGGCCGGACGACATCGACATGTACCAGCACGTCCACAGCAGCCGCTACATGGACTACGTGCTGGCGGCGCGGTTCGACCAGATGGAACGCTGCTACGGTATGCCAATGGCGGAGTTTCAGAAGCTCGGTTACGGCTGGGTGATCGCGTCCACGCAGATGAATTTCCGGCGGCCGCTCCTGCTCGGCGACCGGATGACGGTGCGCTGCTGGATCGAGAAATTCACCTCCATTGGCCTGCGCCTACAGTTCGAGATCGAACGACGACCCGAGGGCAAACGGAGCTGCGACGGCTGGTTTGACTACGTCATGATCTCGGTTGAGACGGGGCGTCCCGCGCGAATCCCGGAGCAGATTCGGCTGAAATACTCGATTTGA
- a CDS encoding uracil-DNA glycosylase family protein yields the protein MPAPQSKVRRHLAQLSACTRCPKMHRPVVVGRPVASHILLVGQAPGDKEPKLGRPFAWTAGKTLFRWLHEALGWTEDEARDRIYFAAVCRCFPGKKATGGDRVPDEDEIAACSRWLAAEIELLRPALVLPVGKLALMQFLPPAPLYDLIGRQLRIDYRGHTMDCIPLPHPSGASPWHRMEPGKTLLRQALAKVSAHPAVRAAK from the coding sequence ATGCCCGCCCCTCAGAGCAAAGTTCGCCGGCATCTCGCGCAGCTTTCCGCCTGCACCCGCTGCCCGAAGATGCACCGGCCCGTTGTGGTCGGACGGCCGGTGGCGTCGCACATCCTGCTGGTGGGGCAGGCACCGGGAGACAAGGAGCCGAAGCTCGGCCGGCCCTTTGCGTGGACCGCGGGCAAGACGCTCTTCAGGTGGCTGCACGAGGCGCTCGGCTGGACGGAGGACGAGGCGCGTGACCGCATCTATTTTGCCGCCGTGTGCCGCTGCTTTCCCGGCAAGAAGGCCACCGGCGGCGACCGCGTGCCCGACGAGGACGAGATCGCCGCCTGTTCACGCTGGCTCGCGGCGGAGATTGAGCTGTTGCGCCCGGCGCTCGTGCTGCCGGTGGGCAAGCTCGCCCTCATGCAGTTCCTGCCGCCCGCGCCACTGTACGATCTCATCGGCCGACAGCTGCGCATCGACTACCGCGGTCACACGATGGACTGCATCCCGCTGCCGCATCCGTCGGGCGCCTCACCGTGGCACCGGATGGAGCCGGGCAAAACCCTCCTCCGCCAGGCCCTCGCGAAAGTCTCCGCGCATCCCGCCGTGCGCGCGGCGAAATGA